In Phaseolus vulgaris cultivar G19833 chromosome 7, P. vulgaris v2.0, whole genome shotgun sequence, the genomic stretch ATCACTGTACAAGCACAAGTCTACCACCACCCATAACCCTATCACCATCCCCGTCTTCCTCTCCGTGCCCCTTCGGCACCGTCACGATGAGCTCGCCGTCTACGAACACCGCGCTCGCGAGCTCCGGCCGCGTCGATTCTGGTAAACGGAACCTCCACATATCCAGTTCGAGCTGGTCGAGCGAGAGCTCCACCGAACCGCCGTCCCTCACCACGATCTTCGTCACGCCGGGGTGGATTTCGATCGTGTGCGCCCTCACGTCGCCGATACCCTCCGTCTCCGCCACGAAGCGGAAGCAGTCGGGGTCCTCCTCCACCACCACGTCGGCGTCGGAGCGGAACGGGAGCTCCAGGACGCAGCTGAACACGTGCGGGAGTCGCCGGAGCTTCTTGCTGCCAGCGATCCCCAACAGCGCCTGCGCCTCCGACATGGGATTCCCCCCGTCGACGCCGAATTGGATTGAGATGTTGCGTTTTCGCGGAACAGGGTGGACCTTCATGATGCTGTTTTTGCTACTGTGGAACGCCGCAGAGGATTGCAACACCAAGATTAATACCGCGATGATGACGATGATGATCAGAGACACCTTTTGTATCATAAAGGAACGGTTGTTCGCGTCCTCCTTCCCACTTCCCCCTTTCTTTTTCGGGCGAAGACGAtgaaaaccctaaccctaatttCAATTTGCGGCCGGGACGATCGCGTTTGGCGGATTGGAAAGACGTGAttccctttttatttttattgttattaagaTTTATTTTCCCTTTGTGGAGAAAATGTTGGGAGATTGAGATGCTGCGACGAATTGATGAAATGTGTGAGCAGAAGAGAAGAATAGATGCGGAATATGTGCGTGCGGAGATAAA encodes the following:
- the LOC137827839 gene encoding uncharacterized protein, with product MIQKVSLIIIVIIAVLILVLQSSAAFHSSKNSIMKVHPVPRKRNISIQFGVDGGNPMSEAQALLGIAGSKKLRRLPHVFSCVLELPFRSDADVVVEEDPDCFRFVAETEGIGDVRAHTIEIHPGVTKIVVRDGGSVELSLDQLELDMWRFRLPESTRPELASAVFVDGELIVTVPKGHGEEDGDGDRVMGGGRLVLVQ